In one Hyphomicrobium sp. 99 genomic region, the following are encoded:
- a CDS encoding CarD family transcriptional regulator yields MAQKKKAPVAPKSAAKSAARKPIPLKTSASATKVAAKHPAKPKAEAPAKPKVAQPVVAAKPAKKPVPVTAASAKPAPKIEAPSVLKKPLPHAPATAHLAAKAAPAPQRTVAVPANAHKAASQKLTAPVAPAQQPVTPKAIAEKAAAARQILAVQKKPVSQRHGFKANEFVVYPAHGVGRIVGIEEQEIAGMSLELFVITFDKEKLTLRVPTGKLASVGMRKLADEGLVKKAMETLKGRARIKRTMWSRRAQEYVAKINSGDLIAIAEVVRDLYRSEAQPEQSYSERQLYEDALDRMARELAAVEKLDERGAVQRITEVLSKSAKGRRLADGESVGEAA; encoded by the coding sequence ATGGCTCAGAAGAAAAAAGCTCCGGTCGCCCCCAAGTCCGCAGCAAAGAGTGCCGCGCGAAAACCCATTCCTCTGAAGACCAGCGCGAGCGCCACTAAGGTCGCCGCCAAGCATCCGGCCAAGCCGAAGGCAGAAGCTCCTGCCAAGCCCAAGGTGGCTCAGCCCGTCGTCGCCGCCAAGCCGGCCAAGAAACCTGTTCCAGTAACCGCGGCGTCGGCCAAGCCGGCGCCCAAGATCGAGGCCCCCTCCGTTTTGAAAAAACCGCTCCCGCACGCGCCTGCAACCGCCCATCTCGCTGCCAAGGCTGCCCCCGCGCCGCAGCGCACTGTTGCCGTTCCGGCTAACGCGCACAAAGCGGCGAGCCAGAAGCTTACGGCGCCCGTCGCTCCTGCTCAGCAGCCGGTCACGCCGAAGGCGATTGCCGAGAAGGCTGCAGCTGCCCGCCAGATTCTCGCCGTGCAGAAGAAGCCGGTCAGCCAGCGCCACGGCTTCAAGGCCAACGAATTCGTCGTTTATCCCGCTCACGGCGTCGGCCGTATCGTCGGCATCGAAGAGCAGGAAATCGCGGGCATGTCGCTCGAGCTCTTTGTCATCACGTTCGACAAGGAGAAGCTGACGTTGCGCGTGCCGACCGGCAAGCTCGCAAGCGTCGGAATGCGTAAGCTCGCTGACGAAGGCCTAGTCAAAAAGGCCATGGAAACGTTGAAGGGCCGTGCCCGCATCAAGCGCACGATGTGGAGCCGCAGAGCGCAAGAATACGTCGCCAAGATCAACTCCGGCGATCTGATTGCCATCGCCGAAGTCGTCCGCGACCTCTACCGCTCCGAAGCGCAGCCTGAGCAGTCGTACTCCGAACGGCAGCTCTACGAGGATGCACTCGACCGCATGGCGCGTGAACTCGCGGCTGTCGAGAAGCTCGATGAGCGCGGCGCAGTTCAGAGGATCACCGAGGTTCTCTCGAAGAGCGCCAAGGGCCGTCGATTGGCCGATGGTGAGTCGGTTGGCGAAGCGGCCTGA
- the fdxA gene encoding ferredoxin FdxA, with the protein MTYVVNEKCIKCKYTDCVEVCPVDCFYEGENMLVIHPDECIDCGVCEPECPVDAIKPDTEPNLEKWMELNRQYAETWPNITAKKPALPEAETAKDEAGKFEKYFSPNPGSGD; encoded by the coding sequence ATGACCTACGTCGTCAATGAAAAATGCATCAAGTGCAAATACACCGATTGCGTCGAGGTTTGTCCGGTAGACTGCTTCTACGAGGGCGAGAACATGCTCGTCATCCATCCCGACGAGTGCATCGATTGCGGCGTGTGCGAACCGGAGTGCCCGGTCGACGCCATCAAACCGGACACCGAGCCGAACCTGGAAAAGTGGATGGAGCTCAATCGGCAGTATGCTGAAACTTGGCCGAACATCACGGCCAAGAAGCCAGCTCTACCGGAAGCCGAAACTGCGAAAGATGAGGCCGGCAAGTTCGAGAAATATTTTTCTCCAAACCCCGGCAGCGGCGACTAA
- the cobS gene encoding cobaltochelatase subunit CobS, with the protein MRTSSSAAGTPAANLPDMKLSVRQVFNIDSDLEVPAYSKADEHVPDVDPDYQFNRDVTLAILAGFKHNRRVMIQGYHGTGKSTHIEQVAARLNWPCVRVNLDSHVSRIDLVGKDAIVLKDGKQVTEFREGILPWALQNNIALVFDEYDAGRPDVMFVIQRVLEVSGKLTLLDQSKVIRPHPAFRLFATTNTIGLGDTSGLYHGTQQINQGQMDRWSIVATLNYLSHDDEAKIVLSKVKSFGKTDAKKKQISHMVRVADLTRSAFINGDLSTVMSPRTVITWAENAEIFGDIGFAFRVTFLNKCDDLEKPLVAEFYQRCFGEELPESTANVALS; encoded by the coding sequence ATGCGCACGTCATCTAGCGCGGCCGGCACGCCAGCCGCCAATCTTCCGGACATGAAGTTGTCCGTCCGCCAGGTTTTCAATATCGACAGCGATCTCGAAGTTCCGGCCTATTCCAAGGCCGACGAACATGTTCCGGATGTCGATCCCGATTATCAATTCAACCGGGACGTGACCCTCGCGATTCTCGCAGGCTTCAAGCACAACCGCCGCGTGATGATCCAAGGCTATCACGGCACCGGCAAGTCGACCCACATCGAGCAGGTAGCGGCGCGCCTCAATTGGCCGTGCGTTCGCGTCAACCTCGATAGCCACGTCTCGCGCATCGATCTCGTCGGCAAGGACGCGATCGTGCTGAAAGACGGCAAGCAGGTCACTGAGTTCCGCGAAGGCATCCTTCCCTGGGCGCTGCAGAACAACATCGCACTCGTGTTCGACGAGTACGACGCCGGCCGGCCCGACGTCATGTTCGTCATTCAGCGCGTGCTCGAGGTCTCCGGTAAGCTGACGCTTCTCGATCAGTCGAAAGTCATTCGCCCGCATCCCGCTTTCCGCCTGTTCGCGACGACCAACACCATCGGTCTCGGCGATACGTCGGGCCTCTATCATGGCACGCAGCAGATCAACCAAGGTCAGATGGACCGCTGGTCGATCGTCGCCACGCTGAATTACCTTTCCCACGACGATGAAGCGAAAATCGTGCTGTCGAAGGTCAAGTCGTTCGGCAAGACGGACGCCAAGAAGAAGCAGATCTCGCACATGGTCCGCGTCGCGGATCTGACGCGTTCGGCCTTCATCAATGGCGATCTCTCCACCGTGATGAGTCCGCGCACCGTGATCACCTGGGCCGAGAACGCCGAGATCTTCGGTGACATCGGCTTCGCCTTCCGCGTCACGTTCCTCAACAAATGCGATGATCTCGAAAAGCCGCTGGTCGCCGAATTCTATCAGCGCTGCTTCGGCGAAGAGCTTCCCGAAAGCACGGCAAACGTTGCACTGAGCTAG
- a CDS encoding esterase-like activity of phytase family protein — translation MALSNYRRISSAVAPWGSAVAQCGFAVALLALAGGTAAADGKPDLTKLKSGPIVVESKRITSFKRFEAEQPLAKLTFRGGLELTSPSPYFGGWSALLLDDDAKSFVSISDAGEWMTGTLVYDGVHPAGIAKARLGPLRDAEGRPIKRGRDRDSESIALASGTLASGSVLIGFEGRHRIERYDMTPAGFSAVRGNLKLPPEAKKMGSNLGLEALTVLTGGPYKGSAIAFSERLYDQQRNHTGWIWTADVPQTVHLKNIGDYDITDISSLDDGTLFVLERRFRWTEGVKMRLRRVAPEDLSPDHTSEGEILIEADLNDQIDNMEGLAVTRLKTGEILITMISDDNFNQMLQRTLLLQFVLKDSGQAKARPPD, via the coding sequence TTGGCACTGAGCAATTATCGACGCATCAGCTCCGCTGTCGCGCCATGGGGCTCCGCCGTGGCGCAATGCGGCTTCGCCGTCGCGCTTCTTGCGCTCGCGGGCGGAACCGCAGCAGCCGATGGCAAGCCCGACCTCACCAAGCTCAAGTCCGGTCCAATCGTTGTTGAAAGCAAGCGCATCACGTCGTTCAAGCGCTTCGAGGCCGAGCAGCCCCTTGCCAAACTGACGTTTCGCGGCGGCCTCGAATTGACGTCGCCATCGCCCTACTTCGGCGGCTGGTCCGCTCTTCTTCTCGACGACGACGCGAAATCTTTCGTTTCCATTTCCGATGCCGGGGAGTGGATGACGGGAACGCTCGTTTACGACGGCGTTCATCCCGCAGGAATAGCCAAGGCCCGCCTCGGGCCACTACGGGATGCGGAAGGTCGACCGATCAAGCGCGGTCGTGACCGCGATTCAGAATCGATTGCGCTCGCGAGCGGAACCTTGGCAAGCGGCTCGGTTTTGATCGGTTTCGAAGGAAGACATCGCATCGAGCGCTACGACATGACGCCCGCCGGTTTTTCGGCCGTTCGCGGAAATCTCAAGCTTCCGCCCGAGGCAAAAAAGATGGGCTCGAACCTCGGCCTCGAAGCGCTGACGGTGCTGACAGGCGGACCCTATAAGGGCAGCGCAATCGCGTTTTCGGAGCGGCTCTACGATCAACAGCGCAATCACACCGGTTGGATATGGACGGCCGACGTCCCGCAAACCGTCCATCTGAAAAACATCGGCGACTACGACATCACCGATATCTCGAGCCTCGATGATGGCACGCTGTTCGTCCTGGAGCGCCGCTTCCGCTGGACGGAAGGCGTCAAAATGCGGCTGAGACGCGTCGCGCCGGAAGACTTGAGCCCAGACCATACGTCCGAGGGCGAGATATTGATCGAGGCTGATCTCAACGATCAGATCGACAATATGGAAGGGCTCGCGGTCACCCGGCTCAAGACCGGTGAAATCCTGATCACGATGATCTCGGACGACAACTTCAACCAGATGCTTCAGCGGACGTTGCTATTGCAATTCGTGCTGAAGGATAGCGGGCAAGCGAAAGCCCGGCCGCCAGATTGA
- a CDS encoding DUF3108 domain-containing protein: MLAVTAISPLRSAEASDVSFPSQVGAVYRLSFNGFNVGKYHFDASYDGKSYIAKGHTEVSALFGAFKWAGNFTGSGSVETKGPQPASFEMSTKTKSKTTSVKLSFDGPRVASVALVPNKSPSPEAIKLKPENLQNVFDPMGATLAISSVNAADACNRTIPVFDGKARYDLRFSMKGREPIKEKRPSGQPAELLICRVKYVPIAGHKPKDFVNPWIDYDHIEIALRAVPTAGIYVPYRVTVPSTIGSAIMTVDTINITAANNQQIALKQ; encoded by the coding sequence ATGCTCGCCGTGACAGCCATTTCGCCGCTTCGCTCCGCTGAAGCATCGGACGTTTCCTTCCCGAGCCAAGTTGGCGCGGTTTATCGGCTATCATTCAACGGCTTCAATGTCGGGAAATACCACTTCGACGCCAGCTACGACGGTAAATCCTATATCGCCAAGGGCCATACCGAAGTTTCCGCCCTGTTTGGTGCCTTCAAGTGGGCTGGAAATTTCACCGGCAGCGGCTCGGTCGAGACAAAAGGTCCTCAACCGGCCAGCTTCGAGATGAGCACCAAGACGAAGTCGAAGACAACGTCCGTGAAGCTGAGCTTCGATGGCCCCCGCGTCGCCTCGGTCGCGCTCGTTCCCAACAAGAGCCCGTCCCCCGAAGCGATCAAGCTCAAGCCTGAAAATCTGCAGAACGTCTTCGATCCGATGGGTGCGACGCTCGCGATCTCGAGCGTGAATGCAGCCGACGCGTGCAACCGCACGATCCCCGTTTTTGACGGTAAAGCCCGCTACGATCTGCGCTTCTCAATGAAAGGCCGTGAGCCGATCAAGGAAAAGCGGCCATCCGGCCAACCGGCCGAACTCCTGATTTGCCGAGTGAAATACGTACCGATCGCGGGCCATAAACCCAAGGATTTCGTCAATCCCTGGATCGACTACGATCATATCGAGATCGCGCTCCGCGCCGTTCCGACGGCCGGCATCTATGTCCCTTACCGGGTGACGGTCCCCTCGACCATCGGCTCTGCCATTATGACCGTCGATACCATTAACATCACGGCCGCGAACAACCAGCAGATCGCTCTGAAGCAATAA
- the cobT gene encoding cobaltochelatase subunit CobT gives MSSPSTKRREAPSEPLKRVLGPAVRAIAGDSEIEVDFGPGKGDVAGKAVHIPDLPRAPSAKDIALTRGWADSLALRIGCHDVKLHRRLAPAAGPARAVFEAAERARIEGLGSARMPGMASNLTARLEDHYSHGRFRTVSTRAEAPLEDALALLIRERITGQAPPSSTKGLVDVWRPVIESRGGKLLSRLEGLSENQEQFGRQIRDLLKILEMADQTDQPQSEDEEQESEEGPAEGGSEDSEDKSEDASEGQDQESEEQLSEGDLSESEESMESGQTEPQDLDDGDLNDEETPAPWRPNMTVLDNPEAFGYKVFTHAYDEEVGAEQLSTPEELERLRAFLDKELKTLSAAVAKLANKLQRRLLAQQNRGWDFDLEEGQLDAARLTRIITDPTGALSFKRERDTDFRDTVVTLLLDNSGSMRGRPIMVAACCADILARTLERCGVKVEILGFTTKAWKGGQSREEWLAAGKPPSPGRLNDLRHIIYKTADAPWRRSKNALALMMREGLLKENIDGEALAWAHSRIVNRPEQRRILMMISDGAPVDDSTLSVNSGSYLEQHLRQVIHEIETHSPVELIAIGIGHDVTRYYQRAVTITDASELAGAMTEKLVELFEEKHEADEPAGARRRHARAH, from the coding sequence GTGAGTTCGCCTTCCACAAAACGCCGCGAAGCACCATCCGAACCGCTGAAGCGCGTTCTTGGTCCAGCCGTGCGCGCCATCGCGGGCGACAGCGAGATCGAGGTCGATTTCGGACCGGGTAAAGGCGATGTTGCCGGCAAGGCCGTGCACATTCCCGATCTGCCGCGCGCGCCGTCTGCAAAGGACATCGCGCTGACGCGCGGCTGGGCTGACAGCTTGGCGCTGCGTATCGGCTGCCACGACGTCAAGCTTCATCGACGCCTCGCACCGGCCGCTGGTCCCGCCCGCGCCGTCTTCGAAGCAGCTGAGCGCGCCCGCATCGAAGGCTTGGGATCGGCGCGCATGCCGGGCATGGCGTCGAACCTGACGGCACGCCTCGAAGACCACTACAGCCACGGCCGTTTTCGCACCGTCAGCACGCGCGCAGAAGCACCGCTCGAAGATGCGCTCGCACTCCTGATCCGTGAACGCATCACCGGCCAGGCGCCGCCGTCCTCGACGAAAGGCCTCGTGGATGTCTGGCGTCCCGTGATCGAATCGCGCGGCGGCAAGCTGCTGAGCCGGCTTGAGGGCCTCTCCGAAAATCAGGAACAGTTCGGCCGCCAGATACGCGATCTCCTGAAGATCCTCGAAATGGCGGATCAAACCGATCAGCCCCAGTCCGAGGACGAAGAGCAGGAGAGCGAAGAAGGTCCGGCCGAGGGCGGCAGCGAGGATTCGGAAGACAAGAGCGAGGACGCTTCCGAGGGGCAGGATCAGGAGAGCGAGGAACAGCTCTCCGAAGGCGACCTCTCGGAGTCCGAGGAATCGATGGAGTCGGGTCAGACCGAGCCACAGGACCTCGACGACGGCGATCTGAACGACGAAGAGACGCCAGCGCCGTGGCGTCCGAACATGACTGTGCTCGATAACCCGGAAGCCTTTGGCTACAAGGTTTTCACGCACGCCTACGACGAAGAGGTCGGCGCCGAACAGCTGTCGACTCCGGAAGAACTCGAACGGCTTCGCGCTTTCCTCGACAAGGAACTAAAGACGCTCTCGGCCGCGGTCGCAAAGCTCGCGAACAAGCTGCAGCGCCGTCTATTGGCGCAGCAGAACCGTGGCTGGGACTTCGATCTCGAAGAAGGCCAACTCGACGCCGCACGGCTGACGCGCATCATCACGGATCCAACCGGCGCGCTCTCCTTCAAGCGCGAGCGCGACACCGATTTCCGCGACACCGTCGTGACGTTGCTGCTCGATAATTCAGGCTCGATGCGCGGACGGCCGATCATGGTCGCAGCATGTTGCGCCGATATCCTCGCGCGCACACTCGAACGGTGCGGCGTCAAAGTCGAAATTCTTGGTTTCACGACAAAAGCCTGGAAGGGCGGCCAGTCGCGCGAAGAATGGCTGGCGGCCGGAAAGCCGCCGTCGCCCGGACGCCTGAACGATCTTCGGCATATTATCTACAAGACGGCGGATGCGCCGTGGCGCCGCTCGAAGAACGCGCTCGCGCTGATGATGCGCGAAGGCCTGCTCAAAGAGAACATCGACGGCGAAGCGCTGGCATGGGCTCATTCCCGCATCGTCAATCGCCCCGAACAGCGCCGCATCCTGATGATGATTTCGGACGGCGCGCCGGTCGACGATTCAACGCTTTCGGTGAATTCTGGAAGCTATCTCGAGCAGCATCTTCGCCAAGTCATCCACGAGATCGAAACGCATTCGCCGGTCGAGCTCATCGCCATCGGCATCGGCCATGACGTGACGCGTTACTACCAGCGCGCCGTGACGATTACGGATGCTTCGGAGCTTGCCGGCGCGATGACGGAAAAGCTCGTCGAGCTGTTCGAGGAAAAGCATGAGGCCGACGAGCCGGCAGGCGCGCGCCGCCGGCACGCACGCGCCCATTGA
- a CDS encoding helicase-related protein has translation MASDLEARIRNVTAVLGPTNTGKTHLAIERMLGHESGMIGLPLRLLAREVYDRIKQRVGADKVALITGEEKIKPERARYWVSTVEAMPRDIDVDFLAIDEIQLCGDPERGHVFTDRLLHARGRSETLLLGAQTMREAISDLIPGANFISRPRLSKLTYSGEKKITRLPSRTAIVAFSAQEVYAVAELIRRQRGGAAVVLGALSPRTRNAQVALYQSGDVEFLIATDAIGMGLNLDVDHVAFSALRKFDGYNHRNLTPAEIGQIAGRAGRHMNDGTFGVTGGADALDADMVERLETHSFDSVKTLQWRSRALNFSSLDALHASLRELPREQRLTRARTADDVAALEALTADREIADVATNRDRIELLWDVCQLPDYRKISGQSHAELVGNLYGHLTSGNNRIPEDWFSKQVSLADRTDGDIDTLANRIAHIRTWTFVANRPDWLSDPVHWQERTRAIEDSLSDALHECLTQRFVDRRTSALMKGMRDKDELTADIADDGAITVENHFVGRLKGFRFTLDAAGDGIHEKATRQAAMQVVTRELGMRARRVAAAQNEAFKLTRTGSIVWRDDELAKLDRADDPLQPGVTLLADDAMSEADREKVLARLKTWLDDTIADKLKPLVEMSKSTELQGLARGIAFQLKEGLGALKRETVANEINALDQAARAELRKYGLRFGAFNIFFPLMLKPAPADLAATLWLLTNPTPNGTVPQLPRPGLTSVAVDPETPEALYRAHGFHVCGPRAIRLDILERLADLIRPLLAWRSAPGKTDAPPKGSTGDGGFRATDDMMSILGCSVEELSEVLKALGFRLEKRPIPAAAPAPEAAATVPADAVSNEEAKPSEGEAVAAEASDQPTIENEAAPQPAETTAETTEAAAVAPTAAAAPEPERFEEIWRPRRHQRPERRDGPRREGGHNRHQRPHSNRPAAGAPQAASSTTGNAGAPAPETSAPADRSEHQRHRPERHENRGDRPRFEGRKGGGDRRPDQGSRKEEGNRPRRDDNRNGRREERRSPQVISAAPPKSTGTDSSSPFAALAALKAQMEKRSEGSGST, from the coding sequence ATGGCAAGTGATCTCGAGGCCCGCATCCGAAATGTGACCGCGGTGCTCGGACCAACGAATACCGGCAAGACGCATCTCGCAATCGAGCGGATGCTCGGCCACGAAAGCGGCATGATCGGCCTTCCGCTGCGCCTTCTCGCGCGCGAAGTCTACGACAGGATCAAGCAGCGCGTGGGGGCCGACAAGGTCGCGCTCATCACCGGCGAGGAAAAGATAAAGCCGGAACGAGCCCGCTATTGGGTCTCGACCGTCGAGGCGATGCCGCGCGACATCGATGTCGACTTCCTGGCGATCGACGAGATCCAGCTCTGTGGCGATCCCGAACGCGGCCACGTCTTCACCGACCGGTTGCTGCACGCTCGCGGCCGCTCCGAAACGCTGCTCCTTGGCGCGCAGACGATGCGCGAGGCGATCAGCGATCTCATTCCGGGCGCCAACTTCATTTCGCGGCCGAGGCTTTCGAAGCTGACGTACAGCGGCGAGAAGAAAATCACGCGTCTTCCTTCGCGCACGGCGATCGTCGCCTTCTCGGCGCAAGAGGTCTACGCGGTTGCGGAATTGATCCGTCGTCAGCGCGGTGGCGCCGCCGTCGTCTTGGGCGCGCTATCGCCCCGGACGCGCAACGCCCAGGTCGCGCTCTATCAATCGGGCGACGTCGAATTCCTGATCGCGACCGACGCCATCGGCATGGGTCTGAACCTTGATGTCGATCACGTGGCGTTTTCTGCGCTTCGCAAGTTTGACGGCTACAACCATCGCAATTTGACGCCGGCGGAGATCGGCCAGATCGCGGGCCGCGCCGGCCGCCACATGAATGATGGCACGTTCGGCGTCACGGGCGGCGCCGATGCGCTCGATGCCGATATGGTCGAGCGCCTGGAGACGCACAGCTTCGACAGCGTCAAGACGCTGCAATGGCGAAGCCGTGCGCTCAATTTCTCCTCGCTCGACGCTCTGCACGCGTCGCTTCGCGAGTTGCCGCGTGAGCAACGTCTGACGCGGGCCCGCACGGCCGACGACGTTGCCGCGCTCGAAGCTCTGACGGCTGATCGCGAGATCGCCGACGTCGCGACGAACCGCGATCGCATCGAGCTGCTGTGGGATGTCTGTCAGCTTCCGGATTACCGCAAAATTTCCGGGCAGAGCCACGCCGAACTCGTCGGCAATCTCTACGGGCATCTGACGAGCGGCAACAATCGCATTCCGGAAGATTGGTTTTCGAAGCAGGTTTCGCTGGCGGATCGCACCGATGGCGATATCGATACGCTTGCAAACCGCATCGCTCATATCCGGACGTGGACGTTCGTCGCCAATCGCCCCGATTGGCTGAGCGACCCGGTACACTGGCAGGAACGGACGCGGGCCATCGAAGATAGCCTGTCGGACGCCCTGCACGAATGTTTGACCCAAAGATTTGTAGATCGGCGAACCAGCGCGTTGATGAAGGGCATGCGAGACAAAGATGAACTGACAGCCGACATCGCTGACGATGGCGCGATCACTGTCGAAAATCACTTCGTAGGACGTCTCAAGGGTTTTCGCTTCACGCTCGATGCGGCAGGCGACGGCATCCACGAGAAGGCGACACGGCAGGCAGCGATGCAGGTCGTGACGCGCGAGCTCGGAATGCGTGCTCGACGGGTCGCCGCGGCTCAGAACGAAGCGTTCAAGCTGACGCGAACGGGCAGCATCGTTTGGCGTGACGACGAGCTTGCAAAGCTCGATCGCGCGGATGATCCGTTGCAGCCCGGCGTGACGTTGCTCGCTGACGATGCGATGAGCGAAGCCGATCGCGAGAAGGTGCTCGCTCGTCTCAAGACGTGGCTCGACGATACGATCGCTGATAAGCTGAAACCGCTCGTCGAGATGTCGAAGAGCACGGAGCTGCAGGGGTTGGCGCGCGGCATCGCTTTCCAGCTCAAGGAAGGTCTCGGCGCGCTGAAGCGGGAGACGGTCGCGAACGAGATCAACGCGCTCGATCAGGCGGCGCGAGCTGAGTTGCGCAAATACGGCCTGCGTTTCGGCGCCTTCAATATCTTCTTCCCGCTCATGTTGAAGCCCGCGCCCGCTGACCTCGCGGCGACGCTGTGGCTTTTGACAAATCCGACGCCGAACGGGACAGTGCCGCAACTTCCGCGGCCGGGCCTGACGAGCGTCGCGGTCGATCCGGAAACGCCGGAAGCGCTCTATCGTGCTCACGGCTTTCATGTCTGCGGGCCTCGCGCCATTCGCCTCGATATTCTCGAGCGCCTTGCCGATTTGATCCGGCCGTTGCTCGCCTGGCGCTCCGCGCCCGGAAAGACCGATGCGCCGCCGAAAGGTTCGACCGGCGATGGCGGCTTCAGGGCGACCGACGACATGATGTCGATCCTCGGCTGCTCGGTCGAGGAGTTGAGCGAAGTCTTGAAGGCGCTGGGCTTCCGGCTCGAGAAACGCCCGATCCCCGCTGCCGCTCCAGCTCCAGAAGCGGCCGCAACCGTGCCCGCCGATGCCGTATCGAACGAAGAGGCGAAACCCTCGGAGGGCGAAGCCGTCGCCGCGGAAGCGTCCGATCAGCCGACAATCGAAAATGAAGCCGCACCACAGCCGGCAGAGACAACGGCAGAAACCACTGAAGCTGCCGCAGTCGCCCCGACGGCTGCCGCTGCGCCAGAGCCTGAAAGATTCGAAGAAATCTGGCGGCCCCGCCGGCATCAGCGCCCCGAGCGCAGGGATGGCCCGCGCCGCGAAGGTGGTCATAACCGTCACCAGCGTCCTCATTCGAACAGGCCCGCTGCAGGCGCTCCGCAAGCCGCTTCATCCACTACGGGCAATGCTGGCGCACCGGCGCCGGAGACCTCCGCGCCCGCCGATCGATCGGAGCATCAGCGCCATCGTCCCGAGCGCCACGAAAATCGCGGCGATCGCCCGCGCTTCGAAGGTCGCAAGGGCGGCGGCGACCGGCGTCCGGATCAAGGTTCAAGAAAAGAGGAAGGAAACCGCCCGCGCCGCGATGACAATCGCAATGGCCGACGCGAGGAACGTCGTTCGCCGCAAGTGATCTCCGCGGCGCCGCCGAAATCAACAGGCACCGATTCATCTTCGCCGTTCGCCGCTCTCGCTGCGCTGAAAGCGCAGATGGAGAAGCGGAGCGAAGGTTCAGGTTCCACCTGA
- the rpmB gene encoding 50S ribosomal protein L28: MTRRCELTGTLPLSGQLRSHAENKTKRKFRPNLHIVTLLSDVLGRKVRLRVSARALKSVEHRGGLDAFLLKADNDELSLTCLKLKREIQKAQAAKAETSKAA, translated from the coding sequence ATGACCAGGCGCTGCGAGCTGACGGGGACTTTGCCCCTCTCAGGCCAACTTCGGAGCCACGCCGAAAACAAGACGAAGCGCAAGTTTCGTCCCAATCTGCACATCGTGACCTTGCTCAGCGACGTTCTCGGCCGGAAAGTCCGTTTGCGCGTTTCGGCCCGGGCCTTGAAATCCGTCGAACACCGCGGTGGCCTCGATGCGTTCCTTCTCAAGGCGGACAACGACGAGCTGTCGCTGACCTGCCTCAAGCTGAAGCGCGAGATTCAGAAGGCGCAGGCTGCCAAGGCTGAAACCAGCAAGGCTGCTTAA
- a CDS encoding RNA-binding S4 domain-containing protein, with protein MPDATAGSVQRIDQWMWFARIAKSRTLAQALIERGKVRINREKVYKTSTIVRPGDVLTLSLGPRVLSIEVLGIGSRRGPASEAVLLYRDLTAPRQGANEGETRSTEGTGPEQALRSEGTGRPTKLQRRQLDKLRGRS; from the coding sequence ATGCCTGACGCGACTGCAGGGTCCGTTCAGCGCATTGATCAATGGATGTGGTTTGCCCGTATCGCGAAGTCGCGGACATTGGCGCAGGCGTTGATTGAACGCGGCAAAGTCCGCATCAATCGCGAAAAGGTCTATAAGACGAGCACGATCGTCAGGCCTGGCGATGTCCTGACATTGTCGCTCGGGCCGCGCGTTCTGAGTATCGAGGTTCTAGGCATCGGCTCGCGGCGTGGGCCCGCTTCCGAAGCGGTCCTGCTCTATCGTGATCTGACAGCGCCTCGGCAGGGCGCCAACGAAGGGGAAACTAGGAGCACAGAAGGGACGGGGCCCGAGCAAGCCCTGCGCTCCGAAGGGACGGGAAGGCCGACAAAGCTGCAACGCCGACAGTTGGACAAGCTTCGGGGCCGCAGTTGA